The sequence ACAATAGCTATGGTTATTGATATGGCGAGAGCAGACAAAAGCAGCACATGGAATTTTAGATAATTTTAAAAGGAGGTTATTAAAATGGAATTAATGGATTTAATAGTTGCAGAAATGCAACGCAGAGATAGTTTTGATAATGATTTAAAAAAAGAGGGTGGACATATTGATATGTTTAATTGTTTAACGTTAAGTAATGATAAATTTTTAGACTTGATGTTAGATGCCAATACAACAATAGTGGACTCTTATAAAGATGCAACTAAAGAGGTAAAAACAATAGCTTACAAAGATAAAATGTATTATGTTTCAAAGGAGTATAAAAAATGAGTAGTATAAAATTACATGAACTCAATCAAGAGATTGAGGAAATCTTAAGCATGATGAACGATGCTATAGAAGAAAACGATGAGGATACATTAACCGCATGCAGAGATACGCTTGAGAGCATGCAAATAGATGTTGATATGTGTGTATCAGCATATGTTGAGTCAATAAAACGTAATCAAGTTTTTTCAGATGCGTTGAAATCTGAAATTGATACATTAAAAAAAAGAAAGGAAGTTGTGGAAAACAAAATTGAGAGGCAAAAAGAATTTTTAAAACAGTTTATGTTAAAAACAGAAAAGAAAAAAGTTGAAACAGCTACATGCAGCGTGGCTATAAGAAATAACGCTGAAAAGCTTATAATCGAAGATGAGGAACAACTTATTGAGTTTCTCGAGCACAACGCTAAATGGTGTGTTGACACAGTCAAAAAAAACAAGTTTGAGCAAAGTAAAGCTTTGTGTTTTAGTGTTCCTTTTGTTAAAAAGAGAAAACACAAAGTCTAGTTATAAAAAAAAGGAGTGTAAAATGGATAATTTAAAATATTACAATCTAGGACGGCAAGTCCTCAAGAGGCTAAAAAAGCATAGGTGGTGGACGTTTAAAGGGTATGACGGACATAAATCCTATGTGGCGTATAAAAAAACTAACAGAAATGTTTGGACCATGTGGCATAGGCTGGAAATATGAAATTGAAAAGGAGTGGATTGAGAAAAACGGAGATGAACAGGCTGCATTTATCAAGATAAATTTGCACATCAAAAACGAGGATAAATGGTCAGATGCAATACCTGGAGTTGGTGGTAGTATGTTTGTAACAAAAGAAAAAAATGGGCTTTACACTAGCGATGAATGTTTTAAAATGGCTTTGACGGATGCTTTATCTGTATCGTGTAAAGCAATAGGCATAGCAGCGGATGTTTATTTTGATAAAGATAAAAGTAAATATGATGTAAATACAACGGAAAAAGAAATTGAAAAAGAATATAAGTGCGAAAAATGCAGTAAACCGTTTGAGTCTTGGACAGACACAAAAGGCAAGACATGGACGGCTGGGCAAGTTTCGCATTTTAGCAAAAACAAAAATAATGGTGTTGCACTTTGTTATGATTGTTCTAAATCAAAATAAACGCATGACATAGCACTAGTAAGCTTTTAATTGACAAACTACACTATAATTTTAAACGTCGCTTAAAATGCTTGCTAGTAGCTTTAAAATTGAAAGGATTGATTTATGAAAAAGAAAAAACTTACTGAAATTGATTTGCTAATAATCATACAGTTGTTAGAATTATTAGTTTGGGTTTTATGGTTTAAGTTTAAATAAAATGGGGGTGATTTTATGAAAAAGAAAACAAACGGAACGGAGTTGTTATTAATAATTCCAGCGATATCTTTATTGGCAATGTGGATTTTATACATAATATTTGAAAAATAAATTTAAGGAGTTTTAATATATATGATAAACAAAGCAATTTTAATGGGGCGTTTAGTAGCTGATCCAGAACTAAAACAAACTACAAGCAATATATCTGTATGCAAGTTTACAATCGCTATCAACAGACCTTTTGTGCCTAAAGATGGTGGTGAAAAACAATCGGATTTTATTAACATAGTTGTTTGGAGAAATACAGCGGAGTTTGTTAGCAAGTATTTTACAAAAGGTAAAATGATTATTGTTGAGGGTGCGTTAAGAAATAATAATTATACAGATAGTAATGGTGTAAAACATTATACGATAGAAGTGCATGCAGATAATGTAAGTTTTGGCGGAGATAAAAAGTCAGATGATACATCTACAGAGCAAAAACCAAAGCAACAAGAGGCAAAATCCGATGTTCCTGATTTTGATTTATCGGAATTTGAGGAGTTAGATGGAGATGTGCCTTTTTGATTAATTCATCCCCGCTATGCGGGGGAAAGGAGCTATTAGCATGGAATTTATTAATAAAACTAACTGGAGATTGCAAGTTATCAGCAAAAAGAAAAACGACTTGCAAACAAAAAACGAAACAACAAAAACTTTAAATCAAGAGATTGTTAACATAATAAACGACTTAGCAGATTTAGAAAATAAGTCGATGCAGTTAAAACAAAAGTTACAAGCAACAAAGCAAGATTTATATTATCTTGAGCGACAAATAAATCTTGATAAAAAAGACTTGAAAAGTCTAGAAAACGAGGTGTAAAATGTTTGATTTATACGAACATCAAAATAATACAAATATCATATGTGGTACATATCCAATTATCGCAGAGTGTGAAAAAGAATATAACCAAATGGCAAATTTAAAAAATAAACTAGATGAATATTTTAAATCTTTAAAAATAAAAGCAAAAGTTAACGTTGAGATTGTAAAAGTTACAAAAATATTTGTGGTTACATGTATAGAAGTAGAACTTAACGGCGATAAATGGGGATGGAAACACAGAAGTTTAAATAAGGAGGTGATAAAATGAACGACCCACGCATACAAGTCCAGGGAGGAATTTTAAACGAAAAAGAAAAAGAAGCAGTGTTAAAAATAATAGATAAATACACAGACGTTGACTTTGTAGAAGTAATTATAGCTGGTGATTTTATCGACATAAAAACATACAGAAAAGCACCATTTAAACGCATAAGAAGAATTACTGGTTATTTAGTTGGGGATTTAAGCAGATTTAACGATGCAAAGTTATCAGAAGTAAACGATAGACTAAAACATAATTAATTTTAATAAACGCACGGCGTAAAAACCGTGCAAGGAGGTGAAAGCGTGAAAACAGATGCTTTCCAATTATCGTATCAAAAAACTTATTATCAAAAACACAAAAGCAAAATCTTGAAAAAAGCAAGAAAAGAATATGTTGAAAACAAGAAAAGAATGTTGGCGAAAGCGAAAATATTATCAAAATAATAAAAGCAAAATTTTAGAAAATAACAAAAATTATTACGAAAAAAATAAAATTGAGATATTGCGAAAAGCAAAAGAAAGAAGGAAGGTGAATAATCATGAATAAAAAAGTTAGTATTATAATTACATCAGAAGTAATCGACAAGATGAGGATTATGTCCAACAACGAAATAGCCGAAATGATATTTGAGATGCATAATCACGCAGTTTTATCGACAAATTGCAAACAAGGAGCATACGAGATAGATTTGGACAGATTTAATCAAATAGAAAGGACTAAATTTTAATGATAAAATTAATAAATGGTGATTGCTTGGAAGTGATGAAAACAATCGAGGATAAATCAATTGACTTAATAGCGACAGACCCACCATATCCTACTACTAGCAGAGGCAACGCTGGTAATGCTGGGGGCATGCTACAGAAAGAAATAAACAAGAAAGGGAAAGTGTTTACACACAATAACATAGATATAACACAGTATGCTAGTGAGTGTTATAGAGTTTTAAAAGATGGCAGCCATTTTTATATAATGACTAATCATGTTAATTT is a genomic window of Sphingobacteriaceae bacterium containing:
- a CDS encoding single-stranded DNA-binding protein, with amino-acid sequence MINKAILMGRLVADPELKQTTSNISVCKFTIAINRPFVPKDGGEKQSDFINIVVWRNTAEFVSKYFTKGKMIIVEGALRNNNYTDSNGVKHYTIEVHADNVSFGGDKKSDDTSTEQKPKQQEAKSDVPDFDLSEFEELDGDVPF
- a CDS encoding siphovirus Gp157 family protein, whose translation is MSSIKLHELNQEIEEILSMMNDAIEENDEDTLTACRDTLESMQIDVDMCVSAYVESIKRNQVFSDALKSEIDTLKKRKEVVENKIERQKEFLKQFMLKTEKKKVETATCSVAIRNNAEKLIIEDEEQLIEFLEHNAKWCVDTVKKNKFEQSKALCFSVPFVKKRKHKV